A single genomic interval of Aedes aegypti strain LVP_AGWG chromosome 1, AaegL5.0 Primary Assembly, whole genome shotgun sequence harbors:
- the LOC5576500 gene encoding zinc finger protein squeeze gives MENRLCRLCLTLNSGRIPLFDEMTMKPNVLLIQKVVECTSIRITAEDDYPSSICGECERKLNELSAFKIQCIVNNDFYREKQAELRKEQVSCSQQPTEVVCLDDDDEEEVYYAEESQKESEEPSQEPVQKRARIEQVIIEDDDDEEQEEQNERLNYESEQTEYEEFNLDDFELVEGQEVDQYYQPEEPLIDNSAILTSILLDDEEDDGGNNALLMDQGHYEKVYPYECEFCRRRYSSLTKLESHVKSHSQNRMKCFICGKLVVVHLLRHLRSQHPGMTFPEPVRCWHSKCSDLDQVFLDVNQLLAHMDAKRTRRR, from the exons ATGGAAAACCGCTTGTGCCGTTTGTGTTTGACTTTGAACAGCGGCCGGATTCCGCTCTTCGACGAGATGACTATGAAGCCGAATGTCCTCCTGATTCAGAAAGTGGTCGAGTGCACTTCCATAAGG ATAACAGCTGAGGACGATTATCCGTCGTCGATTTGCGGGGAATGCGAGCGAAAGCTGAACGAATTGTCCGCGTTCAAAATCCAATGCATCGTGAATAACGATTTCTACCGGGAGAAACAAGCGGAACTGCGCAAAGAACAGGTGTCCTGCAGCCAACAGCCCACGGAAGTGGTTTGTCTGGACGATGACGACGAAGAGGAGGTGTATTATGCGGAAGAGTCCCAAAAGGAATCGGAG GAACCAAGTCAGGAACCGGTTCAGAAGAGGGCCCGAATCGAGCAGGTCATCATCGAGGATGACGATGACGAGGAGCAGGAGGAACAGAACGAACGGCTAAACTACGAAAGCGAGCAAACGGAATACGAAGAGTTCAACCTGGACGACTTCGAACTAGTGGAAGGCCAAGAAGTGGACCAGTACTACCAGCCGGAGGAACCGCTCATCGACAACAGCGCCATCCTGACGTCGATTCTGCTGGACGACGAAGAGGACGACGGAGGTAACAATGCGCTACTCATGGACCAAGGCCACTACGAAAAAGTCTACCCGTACGAGTGCGAATTCTGCCGGAGACGTTACTCGTCCCTTACGAAGCTGGAATCGCACGTGAAGTCCCACTCGCAGAACCGGATGAAGTGCTTCATTTGTGGCAAGCTGGTCGTGGTCCACCTGCTGCGGCATCTCCGTTCGCAACATCCCGGGATGACGTTTCCAGAGCCGGTGCGCTGTTGGCACTCCAAGTGCTCCGATTTGGACCAAGTGTTCCTGGACGTGAATCAACTGTTGGCGCACATGGACGCCAAGAGGACGAGGAGACGGTAG